The proteins below are encoded in one region of Chryseobacterium wanjuense:
- a CDS encoding META domain-containing protein, protein MKKILVSFFAILFLGILMNCTSAAKQNTQPAARDYKIQREWMLVAFGNYSKPDLIKKGAKIDLTANMEDGKIRGGAFMGCNNVFFTSEFKDKGKVKISGIGSTLKACPDMSLEDDFSKSFKNMTKYSVEGHFLTLSDDQGNQMKFVAADWD, encoded by the coding sequence ATGAAAAAGATATTAGTTTCATTTTTTGCCATTTTATTTCTTGGAATACTAATGAATTGTACCTCTGCAGCGAAGCAAAACACTCAGCCTGCAGCTCGTGATTATAAGATCCAAAGAGAATGGATGTTGGTCGCTTTTGGAAACTATTCTAAACCTGATTTAATAAAAAAAGGTGCTAAAATTGATCTCACAGCGAATATGGAAGACGGGAAAATCAGGGGAGGAGCTTTTATGGGCTGCAACAATGTGTTTTTTACTTCCGAGTTTAAAGATAAAGGGAAAGTGAAAATTTCCGGAATAGGGTCGACACTGAAGGCTTGTCCTGATATGAGCCTGGAAGATGATTTTTCTAAAAGTTTTAAAAACATGACGAAATATTCTGTGGAAGGACATTTTTTAACATTGTCTGATGATCAGGGAAACCAGATGAAGTTTGTAGCTGCGGATTGGGATTAA
- a CDS encoding S46 family peptidase, whose protein sequence is MKRLFLLFTFLLGFAQMRADEGMWLLMLIKRLNGVDMQKEGLHLTPEEIYSVNNSSLKDAIVSFGGFCTGEIVSNQGLIFTNHHCGYGAVAAASTPEKDYLKNGFWAMKQKDEFNAKDLYVRFLVRMDDATQRINSKLNNNMTAAERKAVIDAETKAIQTENSENGKYTVVVRDFFNGNEFYYFVYQDYKDIRLVGAPPSSLGKFGGDTDNWEWPRHTADFTVFRVYADAAGNPAEYSPSNVPLKPKHFLPVSLKGIKPGDFSMILGYPGRTNRYLTSYGIQQMVGKDYPAWVEASKLAMDVMKKYMDKDKATQLNYASQYASVANYWKNRQGTIDAVIKNGTITDKQGIEEKFRTWALQPANITDYETVLDDIAIYYKQTSDRNVERNYMSQLSRNAKYFTLALQVGAVLKSYAEQDMQGRVAMKPKVEAALKSAYENINTNLEGEMLNSMVNLYKTKVKPDVASPTLMGLDANTLSNVAYSSIFANKTSATNFMLNPDRLKLDADPLWKIANALVADQKASAERFVKIDDNFAKNNRLFLAGLMKAMPEKKFYPDANSTMRLTYGTVDKLPIRTDRNYFGITDNYYTDMTGLVGKYKKGDEEFDLPQRVIDLYNMKDFGQYADAKGYMPVNFLSNNDITGGNSGSPVIDGDGNLIGIAFDGNSEALSGDIVFEPEWQKTINVDVRFVLWTIDKYAGARRLVDELQLVRDENTPADTKTKAARPDHVKAAKKAK, encoded by the coding sequence ATGAAAAGACTATTTCTACTATTCACATTCTTGCTGGGTTTTGCTCAGATGAGAGCTGACGAAGGAATGTGGCTATTAATGCTTATCAAAAGACTTAATGGTGTAGATATGCAAAAAGAAGGTTTGCATCTTACACCTGAAGAAATTTATTCGGTAAACAATTCAAGCTTAAAAGATGCTATTGTAAGCTTCGGAGGATTCTGTACCGGAGAAATTGTTTCTAACCAGGGTCTTATCTTTACCAACCACCACTGTGGTTACGGGGCGGTAGCTGCGGCTTCTACACCGGAAAAAGATTACCTGAAGAATGGTTTCTGGGCAATGAAGCAAAAAGACGAATTCAATGCAAAAGATCTTTATGTAAGATTTTTGGTAAGAATGGATGATGCTACACAGAGAATCAATTCTAAACTTAATAACAACATGACCGCTGCAGAGAGAAAAGCTGTGATCGATGCTGAAACAAAAGCAATCCAGACGGAAAACTCTGAAAATGGAAAATATACTGTCGTTGTAAGAGATTTCTTCAACGGAAACGAATTCTACTATTTCGTTTATCAAGATTACAAAGATATCAGATTGGTAGGAGCTCCGCCTTCATCATTAGGAAAATTCGGTGGAGATACTGATAACTGGGAATGGCCAAGACACACTGCAGATTTCACGGTTTTCAGAGTGTATGCTGACGCTGCAGGAAACCCTGCTGAATATTCTCCGAGCAATGTTCCTTTGAAGCCTAAGCATTTCTTACCGGTTTCTCTTAAAGGAATTAAGCCTGGTGATTTCTCAATGATTTTAGGATATCCGGGAAGAACAAACCGTTATCTTACATCTTACGGAATTCAGCAAATGGTTGGAAAAGACTATCCGGCTTGGGTTGAAGCTTCCAAACTGGCAATGGATGTTATGAAGAAGTATATGGATAAAGACAAAGCTACTCAGCTTAACTATGCTTCTCAGTATGCTTCTGTAGCGAACTACTGGAAAAACAGACAAGGAACAATTGATGCCGTAATCAAAAACGGGACTATCACAGATAAGCAAGGCATTGAAGAGAAATTCAGAACATGGGCTTTGCAACCTGCCAATATTACAGATTATGAAACGGTTTTGGATGATATTGCAATCTATTACAAGCAGACATCTGACAGAAACGTTGAAAGAAACTATATGTCTCAGCTTTCCAGAAATGCTAAGTATTTCACTTTGGCATTACAGGTAGGAGCTGTTCTTAAATCTTACGCAGAACAAGATATGCAGGGAAGAGTAGCTATGAAACCAAAAGTAGAAGCTGCTTTAAAATCTGCTTACGAAAACATTAATACAAACCTTGAAGGAGAAATGCTAAACTCTATGGTGAACCTTTACAAAACAAAGGTAAAACCAGACGTTGCTTCTCCGACGCTTATGGGATTGGATGCGAATACACTTTCAAACGTAGCGTATTCTTCAATCTTCGCTAATAAAACATCTGCAACCAACTTTATGTTGAACCCGGATCGTTTGAAATTAGACGCAGACCCACTTTGGAAAATTGCCAACGCACTTGTTGCAGATCAAAAAGCTTCCGCTGAAAGATTTGTAAAAATTGATGATAATTTTGCTAAAAACAACCGTTTATTCTTAGCAGGATTAATGAAGGCTATGCCTGAGAAAAAATTCTATCCGGATGCCAACTCTACCATGAGATTAACATACGGAACAGTAGATAAATTGCCTATCAGAACAGACAGAAACTATTTTGGTATTACTGATAACTATTATACAGACATGACAGGTCTTGTTGGAAAATACAAGAAAGGTGACGAAGAATTCGACCTTCCGCAAAGAGTGATCGATCTTTATAATATGAAAGATTTTGGTCAGTATGCTGATGCTAAAGGATATATGCCGGTAAACTTCTTGTCAAACAACGATATTACAGGAGGTAACTCCGGATCACCGGTAATCGACGGAGACGGAAATCTTATCGGTATCGCATTTGACGGAAACAGTGAAGCATTAAGCGGTGACATCGTTTTCGAACCGGAATGGCAGAAAACAATCAACGTAGACGTTCGTTTCGTTCTTTGGACAATCGACAAATACGCTGGTGCAAGAAGATTAGTAGACGAATTACAATTAGTAAGAGACGAAAATACTCCTGCAGATACAAAAACAAAAGCAGCCAGACCAGATCATGTAAAGGCCGCTAAAAAAGCAAAATAA